A genomic window from Candidatus Bathyarchaeota archaeon includes:
- a CDS encoding O-acetylhomoserine aminocarboxypropyltransferase/cysteine synthase produces MTKKRFDTLALHAGQETPDKSTGARAVPIYQTTSYVFDNTKHAADLFALKEAGNIYTRMMNPTTDAFEKRIAALEGGTGALAVASGQAAETVALLTVTQLGDEIVAANNLYGGTYQLLHYTFAKLGRKTVFVDSSKPQEFKKAITNKTRVVYAETIGNPKLDVPDFEAIAEIAHEAGIPFVVDNTIGVGIARPIDYGADIEVASATKYIGGHGTSIGGVIIDSGKFDWGNGKFPEFTEPDPSYHGIKYWETFGNTSFVTKARVQLLRDLGPALSPFNSFLFLQGLETLPLRVKKHSENALAVAQFLSEHPLVKWVNYPGLQEHSSHELAKKYLKGNYGGIVGFGIKGGLEAGKRFIESVKLLSHLANIGDAKSLVIHPASTTHQQLTKQEREATGVTEDYIRLSIGIEDIQDIKEDIDQALYAAVKE; encoded by the coding sequence ATGACCAAAAAAAGGTTTGATACATTGGCCTTGCATGCAGGGCAGGAAACCCCTGACAAATCCACGGGAGCACGAGCTGTCCCCATATACCAGACAACATCGTATGTTTTTGATAACACAAAACATGCAGCAGACCTCTTTGCGTTAAAAGAGGCAGGAAACATTTACACTCGAATGATGAACCCAACAACCGATGCTTTCGAAAAAAGAATAGCAGCCCTTGAAGGAGGAACAGGCGCCTTGGCAGTTGCGTCAGGCCAAGCAGCAGAAACAGTAGCACTGCTTACAGTCACTCAGCTAGGCGATGAAATAGTAGCAGCAAACAACCTTTACGGTGGAACTTATCAACTGCTTCATTACACCTTCGCTAAACTGGGACGAAAAACAGTATTTGTTGACTCAAGTAAACCCCAAGAATTCAAAAAAGCAATCACCAACAAAACAAGAGTAGTCTATGCAGAAACCATTGGTAACCCAAAACTAGATGTTCCAGACTTTGAAGCCATCGCAGAAATCGCTCATGAAGCAGGGATTCCCTTTGTTGTCGACAACACAATAGGGGTTGGAATAGCACGACCAATAGATTACGGAGCAGACATCGAAGTTGCTTCTGCCACCAAATACATTGGCGGTCATGGCACATCTATCGGAGGAGTGATTATTGATTCGGGCAAATTTGACTGGGGAAACGGCAAATTCCCTGAATTCACTGAACCCGACCCCAGTTATCATGGAATAAAATATTGGGAAACCTTCGGAAATACATCATTTGTCACTAAAGCAAGAGTCCAACTACTACGAGATTTAGGACCTGCATTAAGTCCATTTAATTCATTTTTGTTTCTGCAAGGACTGGAAACATTACCCTTACGAGTGAAAAAGCATTCTGAAAACGCTCTTGCAGTAGCCCAATTTCTGAGTGAGCACCCCCTTGTTAAGTGGGTGAATTATCCAGGACTCCAAGAACATTCTAGTCACGAACTTGCAAAAAAATACTTGAAAGGCAACTACGGAGGAATTGTTGGCTTTGGAATCAAAGGAGGATTAGAAGCAGGCAAACGGTTCATTGAATCAGTTAAACTGCTGTCGCATCTTGCTAACATTGGTGATGCAAAAAGTTTAGTTATCCATCCTGCTTCAACGACCCATCAGCAACTAACCAAGCAAGAACGAGAAGCAACAGGAGTAACAGAAGACTATATACGCCTATCAATCGGCATCGAAGACATACAAGACATCAAAGAAGACATAGATCAAGCATTATATGCCGCAGTAAAAGAGTGA
- a CDS encoding homoserine O-acetyltransferase yields the protein MNEDVGSVGNTQTQHYSFENSEGQILESGEKLEQVTIAYETYGKLNPQQSNAILVLHAFSGSAHAAGFHKNDKHPGWWDTMIGPGKAFDTEKYFVICSNVIAGCNGSTGPSSVNPKTGKAYGTDFPVVTINDMVKAQHRLVNHLRIKKLHAVVGGSMGGMQVLQWMVSYPEKVLSAIPIATTLKHSPQQIAFNEVGRQAVMADPNWNDGNYYGSSLPSRGLAVARMVGHITYMSDASMANKFGRRLKDSKKQFKFGTDFEVECYLQHRGDNFVKRFDANSYLYITKAMDYFNLVNGKKLSEIFRGLKAKVLVLSFKSDWLYPAHQSREIVKACKLAGVDTTYCEINSTYGHDAFLLEVKEETHLIKHFLRTVSNGHTKELN from the coding sequence TTGAACGAAGACGTTGGAAGTGTTGGCAATACACAAACACAGCATTACTCTTTTGAGAATTCTGAAGGGCAAATTCTTGAATCTGGAGAAAAACTCGAACAGGTTACAATAGCATACGAAACATACGGCAAACTTAACCCACAACAATCCAACGCAATTTTGGTTCTTCATGCATTCTCGGGAAGTGCCCACGCTGCAGGATTCCATAAAAACGACAAGCATCCCGGCTGGTGGGACACCATGATTGGTCCGGGAAAAGCCTTTGACACTGAAAAATATTTTGTTATTTGCTCTAACGTAATTGCTGGATGTAATGGTTCAACTGGTCCATCATCAGTTAACCCAAAAACGGGCAAAGCTTACGGCACAGATTTCCCAGTTGTTACAATAAATGACATGGTAAAAGCTCAGCACCGTTTGGTTAACCATTTGAGAATAAAAAAACTTCATGCTGTTGTTGGGGGTTCCATGGGAGGCATGCAAGTATTACAGTGGATGGTTTCATACCCAGAAAAAGTATTGTCTGCAATTCCAATCGCTACAACTCTGAAACACTCTCCCCAACAAATTGCATTCAATGAAGTGGGTCGCCAAGCAGTCATGGCCGACCCTAACTGGAATGATGGAAACTATTACGGTTCTTCACTGCCAAGCAGGGGTTTAGCCGTGGCCAGAATGGTAGGGCACATCACATACATGAGCGATGCTTCGATGGCCAACAAGTTTGGTAGGCGCCTTAAAGATTCTAAAAAACAATTCAAGTTCGGAACAGATTTTGAAGTAGAATGTTACCTCCAGCATAGAGGCGATAACTTTGTGAAAAGGTTTGATGCCAATTCCTATCTGTACATAACTAAGGCAATGGATTACTTCAATTTAGTAAATGGTAAAAAACTGTCAGAAATTTTCAGGGGATTGAAAGCTAAAGTTCTGGTGTTGTCATTCAAATCTGATTGGTTGTATCCAGCACATCAGTCCAGAGAAATCGTGAAAGCATGCAAGCTAGCGGGCGTTGACACAACATATTGTGAAATCAACTCAACCTACGGGCACGATGCATTTTTGCTAGAAGTAAAAGAAGAGACTCATCTGATTAAACATTTCCTAAGAACAGTCAGTAATGGGCATACAAAGGAGTTGAACTAA
- the metW gene encoding methionine biosynthesis protein MetW, whose product MAPRLEHRVIKDWVKKNSTVLDLGCGTGELMKLLINEKQVQAQGIEINEQSIGECVAQGLSVFQQDIDTGLSEYSDDAFDYVILSQTLQQVKKPDFVIKESLRVGKQVIVSFPNFVYYPARFQMFFKGKVPVTPSLPHEWYQTPNLHFLSINDFKEYCKKRNFKIQNSTYVTTNKKVTIFPNFFAEIGTFLVSY is encoded by the coding sequence ATGGCACCTAGACTAGAGCACAGGGTTATCAAAGATTGGGTCAAAAAAAATTCCACCGTGTTAGATCTTGGCTGTGGAACAGGTGAATTAATGAAATTACTCATAAACGAAAAGCAAGTGCAAGCCCAAGGCATAGAGATAAACGAGCAGTCAATCGGAGAGTGTGTAGCTCAAGGCTTAAGCGTTTTTCAGCAAGACATTGACACAGGATTAAGCGAATATTCTGATGATGCCTTTGATTATGTGATATTGAGTCAAACTCTTCAACAGGTAAAAAAACCAGATTTCGTTATAAAAGAATCACTGCGAGTTGGAAAACAAGTAATTGTTAGTTTCCCAAACTTTGTATATTATCCTGCTAGGTTCCAAATGTTTTTTAAAGGAAAAGTTCCAGTAACACCATCGCTGCCCCATGAATGGTACCAAACGCCAAACTTGCATTTTCTAAGCATAAACGACTTCAAAGAATACTGCAAAAAAAGAAACTTCAAAATACAAAACAGTACATACGTGACAACAAACAAAAAAGTAACTATATTTCCAAACTTTTTTGCAGAAATAGGAACATTTCTAGTATCATACTAG